One window of Candidatus Methylomirabilis sp. genomic DNA carries:
- the gltB gene encoding glutamate synthase large subunit codes for MTDQTNSVSVTPFGIPPRQGLYDPAYEHDACGVGFVVDIKGRKSHTIIQQSLTILKNLLHRGACGAEPNTGDGAGILIQMPHAFLARECAQIGFTLPAPKQYGAGLVFLPTDPSQAAKCQAIFEELILQEGQTLLGWRDVPTDDSQIGPSAKAAEPAFKQIFIGRNPAIQDDWAFERTLYVIRKQVEHVVYDSALPQRKLFYLPSLSSTTLIYKGMLSADQIETIFPDLMDPAVESALALVHQRFSTNTFPSWPLAHPYRYMAHNGEINTLRGNINWMRAREALCESELLPDLKKIFPIVLEGGSDSAIFDNVLEFLVMAGRPLPHAILMMIPEAWSGHESMGEERKAFYEYHGCLMEPWDGPASIAFTDGTVIGAVLDRNGLRPSRYYVTKDGLVVMASEVGVLDIPPENVLIKERLHPGRIFLVDTAQGRIIDDTELKHAFATEHPYREWLDSNLIPLEELPAPPHVHEPDHETVLQRQQLFGYTHEDLRLLIGPMAMKGEEPVGSMGTDTPLAVLSNRPRLLYDYFQQLFAQVTNPPLDAIREELVTQMATTIGPERNLLKPEPESCRQIKLKTPVLDNEELARIRYMDLPGFRSMTLPMLFPVAEGGKGLQQALEELCRKASQAIADGYTFLILSDRGVSKDLAPIPALLATAGVHHHLVREETRTRAGLIIESGEPREVHHAALLIGYGAGAVNPYLAFESLDDMIREGLLPEMDHKKAVKHYIKALNKGVLKVISKMGISTIQSYRGAQIFEAIGLDKAFVDRCFTWTASRIGGIGIDGIAEEVILRHRKAFPDRPVGEPNLEWGGEYQWRRDGEYHLLNPETVAKLQYSTRTGQYTIFKEYTTLVNNTSQNLCTLRGLFEIKRAEQPIPIEEVEPAESILKRFATGAMSYGSISQEAHETLAIAMNRLGARSNTGEGGEDPARFIPDPNGDWRRSAIKQVASGRFGVTSEYLVNATDLQIKMAQGSKPGEGGQLPGAKVYPWVAKVRHSTPGVGLISPPPHHDIYSIEDIKQLIHDLKNSNPSARIHVKLVAEVGVGTIAAGVAKAFSDVVLISGFDGGTGASPLGSIKHAGLPWELGLAETQQVLVMNKLRDRIAVQVDGQMKTGRDVVIAALLGAEEFGFSTAPLVVSGCIMMRVCHLNTCPVGVATQDPELRKNFSGKPEYVENFFRFIAAEVRELMAELGFRTMDEMIGRVDRLDTKKAVEHWKAKGLDFSSILYRPEVGPEVAIRKVREQDHGLEQSLDMTTIVPLCEPALERREPVGLRLQIRNVNRTVGTILGSQVTRRYGGDGLPEDTIRIHFTGSAGQSFGAFIPKGVTLALEGDSNDYLGKGLSGGKIIVFPPRQATFVPEENILVGNVVLYGATKGEVYLRGVAGERFAVRNSGAHAVVEGVGDHGCEYMTGGRVVVIGHTGRNFAAGMSGGVAYVLDEAGDFKTRCNLSMVDLEALDTEEEIEEVKELLRRHLRYTGSTVAERILGSWQTMEAKFVKVIPKDYKRAMKAMKRAETEGIPWEQAVMMGAHG; via the coding sequence GTGACTGACCAGACGAATTCAGTGTCTGTGACCCCTTTCGGTATCCCGCCACGACAGGGTCTATACGACCCGGCTTACGAGCATGATGCCTGCGGCGTCGGCTTCGTGGTCGATATCAAGGGTCGTAAATCCCATACTATCATCCAGCAGTCGCTGACGATTCTGAAGAATCTGCTGCATCGTGGCGCCTGCGGCGCCGAGCCGAACACGGGCGATGGAGCCGGCATTCTCATTCAGATGCCCCATGCCTTTCTTGCCCGCGAGTGCGCCCAGATCGGGTTCACCCTGCCCGCGCCGAAGCAGTACGGCGCCGGGCTGGTCTTCCTGCCCACGGACCCTTCGCAGGCCGCAAAATGCCAGGCGATCTTCGAGGAGCTGATCCTGCAAGAGGGGCAGACGCTCCTGGGGTGGCGCGACGTACCGACCGACGATTCGCAGATCGGCCCAAGCGCCAAGGCCGCTGAGCCGGCCTTCAAGCAGATCTTCATCGGCCGCAACCCGGCCATTCAGGACGATTGGGCGTTCGAACGGACGCTCTACGTGATCCGCAAGCAGGTCGAGCATGTGGTCTACGACTCGGCCCTGCCGCAGCGGAAGCTCTTCTATCTGCCAAGCCTCTCCTCAACTACGCTGATCTACAAGGGAATGCTCTCGGCGGATCAGATCGAGACGATCTTCCCGGACCTCATGGACCCGGCCGTTGAATCGGCGCTGGCGCTGGTTCACCAGCGCTTTTCGACCAACACCTTCCCCTCTTGGCCGCTGGCCCACCCCTACCGGTATATGGCCCATAACGGCGAGATCAACACGCTGCGCGGCAACATCAACTGGATGCGCGCTCGCGAGGCGCTGTGCGAATCCGAACTGCTGCCCGACCTCAAGAAGATCTTTCCGATCGTGCTGGAGGGTGGGAGCGACTCGGCGATCTTCGATAACGTCCTGGAGTTCCTGGTCATGGCCGGGCGTCCCCTGCCCCACGCCATCCTCATGATGATCCCGGAGGCCTGGAGCGGTCACGAATCGATGGGTGAGGAGCGCAAGGCCTTCTACGAGTACCACGGCTGCCTGATGGAGCCCTGGGACGGGCCGGCCTCGATTGCCTTTACCGACGGGACGGTGATCGGGGCGGTGCTGGACCGCAACGGACTGCGCCCGTCGCGCTACTACGTCACGAAGGACGGCCTGGTCGTCATGGCATCAGAGGTTGGGGTATTGGATATCCCGCCCGAGAATGTGCTGATCAAAGAGCGCCTGCACCCCGGCAGGATCTTCCTGGTGGACACCGCCCAGGGGAGGATCATCGACGATACCGAGTTGAAGCATGCCTTTGCCACCGAGCACCCGTATCGAGAGTGGCTCGATTCGAACCTGATCCCGCTGGAGGAGTTACCGGCGCCGCCTCACGTGCATGAGCCGGATCACGAGACAGTACTGCAGCGGCAGCAGCTCTTCGGCTATACCCATGAAGATCTGCGCCTCCTGATCGGGCCGATGGCCATGAAGGGTGAGGAGCCGGTCGGCTCCATGGGGACCGACACGCCGCTTGCCGTCCTCTCCAACCGTCCGCGTCTGCTCTACGACTATTTCCAGCAGCTCTTCGCCCAGGTGACCAACCCCCCGTTGGACGCAATCCGGGAAGAACTGGTCACTCAGATGGCGACCACCATCGGACCGGAACGGAACCTGCTCAAGCCGGAGCCTGAAAGCTGCCGGCAGATCAAATTGAAGACACCGGTTCTGGATAACGAGGAGTTGGCGCGGATCCGTTATATGGATCTACCCGGCTTCAGGTCGATGACGCTGCCGATGCTGTTCCCGGTGGCCGAAGGCGGCAAGGGCCTCCAGCAGGCGCTGGAGGAGCTGTGCCGCAAGGCGAGCCAGGCTATTGCGGATGGTTATACCTTCCTCATCCTGTCCGACCGGGGTGTATCGAAGGATCTGGCCCCGATCCCGGCTCTCCTCGCCACCGCCGGCGTTCATCATCACCTGGTTCGTGAGGAAACCCGGACGCGTGCCGGACTGATAATTGAGAGCGGCGAGCCGCGCGAGGTCCACCATGCCGCGTTGCTCATCGGATACGGCGCGGGCGCCGTCAACCCATACCTGGCCTTCGAAAGCCTCGACGATATGATCCGCGAGGGGCTGCTGCCCGAGATGGACCACAAGAAGGCCGTCAAGCACTATATCAAGGCGCTCAATAAGGGCGTCCTGAAGGTGATCTCCAAGATGGGGATCTCCACGATCCAATCTTACCGTGGCGCCCAGATCTTCGAGGCGATCGGGCTGGACAAGGCGTTCGTCGACCGGTGCTTCACCTGGACCGCCTCCCGAATCGGCGGTATCGGGATCGATGGGATTGCCGAAGAGGTGATCCTCCGCCATCGCAAGGCCTTCCCAGACAGACCCGTCGGCGAGCCAAACCTTGAGTGGGGCGGTGAATATCAGTGGCGGCGAGACGGCGAGTATCATCTCCTGAATCCCGAGACGGTCGCGAAGCTGCAGTACTCTACACGGACCGGCCAATACACTATCTTCAAGGAGTACACCACGCTGGTCAACAATACCAGCCAGAACCTGTGCACCCTCCGGGGGCTGTTCGAGATCAAGCGCGCCGAGCAGCCGATTCCGATCGAAGAGGTCGAGCCTGCCGAGTCGATCCTCAAGCGCTTCGCCACCGGGGCCATGTCGTACGGCTCCATCAGCCAGGAGGCCCACGAGACGCTGGCCATTGCCATGAACAGGCTGGGCGCCAGGTCGAATACCGGAGAGGGGGGCGAGGATCCCGCTCGCTTCATACCGGATCCCAACGGCGACTGGCGTCGCAGCGCCATCAAGCAAGTCGCCTCCGGTCGCTTCGGGGTCACCAGCGAGTACCTGGTCAATGCCACCGATCTGCAGATCAAGATGGCGCAGGGCAGTAAGCCTGGTGAGGGTGGCCAGCTCCCCGGCGCAAAAGTCTATCCCTGGGTCGCCAAGGTGCGGCATTCAACCCCTGGCGTGGGCCTTATCTCGCCGCCGCCGCACCATGACATCTACTCCATCGAAGACATTAAACAGCTCATCCATGACTTGAAGAATAGTAATCCAAGTGCTCGTATTCACGTCAAATTAGTAGCAGAAGTTGGAGTTGGGACGATCGCAGCCGGGGTAGCTAAGGCCTTTTCCGATGTGGTTCTGATCTCCGGATTCGATGGGGGGACGGGGGCTTCCCCGCTGGGTTCCATCAAGCACGCAGGCCTGCCATGGGAGCTGGGACTGGCCGAGACTCAGCAGGTACTGGTGATGAACAAGCTCCGGGATCGGATTGCCGTCCAGGTCGATGGTCAGATGAAGACCGGGCGCGATGTCGTCATCGCCGCGCTGCTGGGTGCCGAGGAGTTTGGCTTCTCCACGGCGCCGCTGGTCGTATCAGGCTGTATCATGATGCGCGTCTGCCATCTGAACACCTGCCCGGTGGGAGTCGCCACTCAGGATCCAGAGTTGAGAAAGAACTTCTCCGGCAAGCCGGAGTATGTCGAAAATTTCTTCCGCTTCATTGCGGCCGAGGTGCGCGAGCTGATGGCGGAACTTGGCTTCCGCACCATGGATGAGATGATCGGTCGCGTGGATAGGCTCGACACGAAGAAGGCGGTGGAGCACTGGAAGGCCAAGGGACTGGACTTCTCGTCGATCCTCTATCGCCCGGAGGTCGGGCCTGAGGTGGCCATCCGTAAGGTGCGAGAGCAGGATCATGGCCTGGAACAGTCGCTGGACATGACCACCATCGTCCCGCTCTGCGAACCCGCGCTCGAACGGCGGGAGCCGGTGGGCCTTCGCCTACAGATCAGGAATGTCAACCGCACGGTCGGCACTATCCTGGGCTCCCAGGTGACCAGGCGCTACGGGGGCGACGGCCTACCGGAGGACACGATCCGGATCCACTTCACCGGGTCGGCCGGGCAAAGCTTCGGCGCCTTCATCCCCAAAGGGGTCACGCTGGCCCTGGAGGGCGACAGCAACGACTACCTGGGGAAGGGGCTGTCGGGCGGTAAGATCATTGTCTTCCCCCCTCGTCAGGCGACGTTCGTCCCTGAAGAGAATATTCTGGTCGGTAACGTAGTGCTATACGGCGCCACAAAGGGTGAGGTCTATCTCCGGGGCGTCGCCGGCGAGCGGTTCGCGGTGCGCAACAGCGGGGCTCATGCGGTGGTGGAAGGTGTCGGCGACCATGGCTGCGAGTATATGACCGGCGGCCGCGTGGTGGTCATCGGTCACACCGGGCGGAATTTCGCCGCCGGGATGTCCGGGGGCGTGGCCTATGTCCTGGACGAAGCCGGCGACTTCAAGACCCGGTGCAATCTCAGTATGGTTGATCTGGAAGCCTTAGATACCGAGGAGGAGATTGAGGAGGTCAAGGAGCTACTGCGCCGCCACCTCCGCTATACCGGCAGCACGGTGGCTGAGCGGATCCTCGGAAGCTGGCAGACAATGGAGGCCAAGTTCGTCAAGGTGATACCAAAAGACTACAAACGGGCGATGAAAGCAATGAAACGCGCTGAGACTGAAGGGATCCCCTGGGAACAGGCGGTGATGATGGGCGCCCATGGGTAA